From Ureaplasma urealyticum serovar 8 str. ATCC 27618:
TCAATGGAATCAAAAATTAAATTACCTTTATCAATGATTTGAATAATTAAAATTTCTGTTCCTTGAGTTAAATTAAGAGAATATAACTTATAAAACGCTTGTAATTTTTCTAGATAATTTTTAATTTTATCCATATTATTTTTTCCATTCTTTAATTGTTTGTTTAATTAGTTTTTTAGTGTCGTTTAGTCCGTTTGTATCAAGATATTTAATTAAATGTTCTTGTAGTTCTTCTAAGTATCAATGTGGTTGTTGATTCATTAGTTCAGTTAAGCTTACTTTTTTGTTTTTATTAAGAATATAGTTCATTGATTTTATTAATAAAACTTAAATCTAATGAATCATTTTCATAAACGCTTAACTTTGCTTGTTTACGACTAAATGCTAGTATAGCTGATGGTTCGTAATTGCTTAATTCTTGGCTGATGATGTAATCATATACACCAGCTTGAAACTTTCAAGATGGCACTGATTGGATTTCGTTGTGTGTTTTGATTTCAAGTACTTTATACTTATCATCTTTGGTTTTAACAACAACATCAGCAAAACCATGTCAGTAATGGTTTAGTTTTGGACTAAATAAATGTAATTCAACAGCGATTAGTGAATAATCATTTGTTTTTAAATAGTCTAAAAACAATAAAAAGACTTCTTTTAATTTTTCTTCATTAATACTATTTAAAATGACATCTAATTTTGATTGATTTTCAAAATAGTATTGAATGATTTGCATTAAACTAGTTCCAAACTCAATCGGATATTCTAGATTTTTTGCTGGTATTTTTTCAAAAATGTAATTTTTAAAACTTAATAGTCTACTTGGTGAAAATAAAGGTTTAGTTCTATCAAATTTGTTATACCAACGTTGATCTTTTTCGTTGTAAACTAACAACTTTTTATTAAAAATATTATTTATCATTTTCAAATTCCTTAAAAAATTTTTTATAAACGTCGTCCACTTGTTCTTTTGTGATCTGTACATATTGTAGTGTTGTTTGAATGTTTTCATGACCAACTAAATCTTGGACAATTTTTAACATATCACCACGTTTATAGTTATCATTGCTAGTTAAAAAGTTTGTAATAAAACTACGTCTTAGCGTATGTAATGAAACGTTTTTATTATCAAAAAATACTTTTAGATATTTACGTAATGTTTTAGTTGATGGTAGTTTTTTGTTTTTAATGTTATTTCACAGATGTTCAATATAGCAAATTTGTCTGTTCTTATTACCTTTGCCACTGATTACGAATAAGTCATTGTTTATTTGTTTAAGTTGATAGATTTCCATTGCTCTAATTCCAGTTGTGGCATAGAATAATAAAATCGTTTTATAAAACTTAATCTGTTTAGTATCTTGTTTATTAATTTTTAAACATCTTTGTATTTCATTTAAACTAAAGATTTTTTTATAACTTTTTTGTTCTTTGCTTAATTTTATTTCTTGCAAGTCTTGCACATACTGGTATTGTTTAGTAAATTTTCAATACTCACTTAAAATTGACTTAGCTAATTTTAGACTTTTTGGTTTGTAATTGTTATTTAATAATTGCTTAATAATCTGTTTAAAACTTTGCTCTTGCACCTTAAACTTTCTTAAATGTGATTCATAAGTTAAATATGTATTTTTTGATAAATTACGTTTTTTAATACTTTGTAGAAATTTGTTTATCATACTTTGTCGCTCCTAAGACCATATACATAAAGTTTAATAATCGTGATTATTGGACCTTTTTGGTGCATATAAAGACGCAAAAATCAACAACTTTCGTTGCTTTTTACTAATATTCGATAATGAAATTTTTATATTAGTTAATTTGATATAAAAATTTTTTGGAATTTGTATTCAAAAACATTATTTTTGATATTTTTATTAAAACCCTTAAATAATTATGTTGAAATAATCAAATTTTCAACATCGAAATATATAACCAAAATAATTAATATTTATGCTTTTGGTTATTTATTTTTGTTTGATATATTCATTTTCACGACGTTCCAATTCTTTATCTATTTCATTGCGTATTTTAAACAAATCATCTGCAATTCCTTCCATCACAGCCTTACGATCATCTAATGAATGATTTTTTTCGCCAAAAGCGTTATTTAAATCAGATTCATTAGTAGCTGCCTTGCCTGCAATTTTAGTTGCTTCACTTTGTAACGTTCTTAGTTCTTGTTCTGATCAAACATACTCATTATTTTCGTTTTTTTGATCAAATGGTGTTAAATTTTTTTGAGCACGAGGCTTATCAACCAATCTTAAAATACACATTAAAATAATTCAATAATCAGTTTGGATCTTTATTTTATAATCTTCCACTACTCTTTTGAATTCTTCTTCTTTTAATTTTTTAATTTCATCTTCACTTAATGGTTTACCATTTTTATCTTTTGTTAATTTAGAATTAAATTTAAAATAATAATCAATATCTTCTTTAGTTATAGGATAACTATGATTAATTCATTCTCGATCTTTATATTTATCATAAACTCTTGCTTGATCATTCAATAATCCAATTTCATGTTCAATTTCTTTAATCGTCTTATTTTCACATTCGTTTACATAAATTCATTTATAACCATTTCATCTTGCGCGAATTGAATAAAGTGAAGCAGTTTCTTTGTATACTAATTCAACACTACTTACAACTGCTTTATCTTCTTTTGGTGCAAGTGTTGGAGTAGGTGCATTTCCAAAGTTTACTTTTTCTGTTTGATAATTAAAATTCTAAAATTATTAGTTTTAAACAATAAAAAATAGCCTAGTCTTAGGCTATTATTACTCTAATTATTTTGTTTCTATAGCTTTTTCCTTTATAGAAATATTTAGTAATTTAGCATTTGTTAATTTAACTTCATAATTAACATTTGTTCCATTCATTTTATCTTTTAAATCAATTTCTAAACCATCTTTATTTAGTAATTGATTTTTTGTTAATGATTTGTGAACAACTTGTGTTATGCCATCTTTTTTTGTTATTTCTATATCAAACGTTAATAACGGTTGATTATTTTGAAAAGAATCTAAAATATTAAAGTTTTCTAATTTTATATTAACTTTTTTATCATTTTTGTTAAACGACATAATTAATTTAGCTTGATCAACATATGATTTTAATAATTCTTCTTGATCGAATTTAATTTCATTACCATTTAAAGTAAGTTTTGAAATCTCATAATTTGTATTTGATTCTAGTCCGTTTAATTTGCCACTAAGTGTTTTAGTTTGTTCATTGTAAGTTAAATCAGTTGCTTTAATAGATGCTGAAGTGCCATTTTGATTCTTATTAACTTCTAAAACAAAGTCTTTTTTATTTTGATCTGCTAGTTCAAATTTGCTAAATGTAACTTCAATATATGCAACGCCATTTTTAACTTCGCCAATTTTTACTCCACTTGCTATAGCTTCATTTTTTTTAGGTGTTGGAGTCATTTCAACTTTTTTAAGTTCGTCACTTAGACTAACTTCAACATTATTTAATGTTAATTTAGAAACTTTGTAAGTTCCTTCACTTAACTCACTTAAATCAGCTGTTGCACTTAATTTATCTTCACTTAATACTAAGTCAACTTCTTTTGTTTCACTATCTTTAGTTAAAGTTAATTTCAATGATTTTTGGCTTTCGTCTTTTAGTTGAACTGCTGAGGCAAATGTTAATTTAACTTTTGCTGTTTTTGTTTGTGCATTAACTTCGCTAAACTCAACATTACTTACAATTGCTTTATCTTCTTTTGGTGTAGGTGTTGGAGTAGGTTCTGGAGTTGGTGTAGGCGCATTTTCAAAGTCTACTTTTTCTGTTTGATAATTAAAATTCTAAAAATTATCAGTTTTTAAGG
This genomic window contains:
- a CDS encoding tyrosine-type recombinase/integrase; translation: MINKFLQSIKKRNLSKNTYLTYESHLRKFKVQEQSFKQIIKQLLNNNYKPKSLKLAKSILSEYWKFTKQYQYVQDLQEIKLSKEQKSYKKIFSLNEIQRCLKINKQDTKQIKFYKTILLFYATTGIRAMEIYQLKQINNDLFVISGKGNKNRQICYIEHLWNNIKNKKLPSTKTLRKYLKVFFDNKNVSLHTLRRSFITNFLTSNDNYKRGDMLKIVQDLVGHENIQTTLQYVQITKEQVDDVYKKFFKEFENDK
- a CDS encoding DUF1410 domain-containing protein yields the protein MKLTLTKDSETKEVDLVLSEDKLSATADLSELSEGTYKVSKLTLNNVEVSLSDELKKVEMTPTPKKNEAIASGVKIGEVKNGVAYIEVTFSKFELADQNKKDFVLEVNKNQNGTSASIKATDLTYNEQTKTLSGKLNGLESNTNYEISKLTLNGNEIKFDQEELLKSYVDQAKLIMSFNKNDKKVNIKLENFNILDSFQNNQPLLTFDIEITKKDGITQVVHKSLTKNQLLNKDGLEIDLKDKMNGTNVNYEVKLTNAKLLNISIKEKAIETK